The Manis javanica isolate MJ-LG chromosome 13, MJ_LKY, whole genome shotgun sequence region TGCTGCTGCTAGGCGGTCCGGGCTCTGGAAAGACAGCGCTGCTGTTCGCAGCGGCCCTTGAGGCGGCGGGGGAGGGCCGGGGCCCTGTTCTCTTCCTAACCCGGAGGCCTCTTCAGAGTCTGCCCCACGGCACTGGAGGCGCACTCGACCCCCTGCGATTACAGGTAACGGGCGGACAGGACTAAAGGCTGCAGCCAGTAGTTGGACGTGTCGGGTATTGAGTGACAGGCATATAGGCCAATGGTGGGGACGAAGGAAGGTCTAGCCTGAGCAGCCATTATTGGGCGGAGTCAGGAATGAGCCGGGGACGGGGCCATTCGAAGCATTATTAAGATTGAAAGTCTATCCATAAGAGGCGGAGTTAGCGAAAGGCACCGCCTAATGGGTGGGGTCAGGGGAGTAAGGGGCGGGGCTAATCCTGATCTGGACGCGTGTTTTTTCCAGCGGAACCTGAATAAGTGATGGGGTCAGACCTTTAGGCTAGGGCGAGTTTTCCGTGTAAAGACGGCTAGAGATTTGGCAAAAAGACATGCCTTGTTCTGAACTGATACTGGTAATGAGTCCTGTATAAAAAGGGGCGGGACATAATTGAATATTCGGCCACTCCGAGCTGCTTCACTCTGTAACCAGCTGTCTAGGGAGTGAGCACCTCGTCCAGGAAACTGCAAGGAAGCCCGGCTGCTATACCTGGGAACTTCTCGTATTGAATCtggccctttctttttttccctccctctagAAGATCCGCTTCCAGTATCCTCCCTCAACCCGTGAGCTTCTACGGCTCCTGTGCTCTGCCCATGAGATCCATGGCCCAGCCCCCTCTCTCTTGCTACTGGATGGGCTGGAGGAATACCTAGTGGAAGACCCAGGGCCCCAGGAAGCCGCCTACCTGGCTGCTCTGCTTCTGGACACAGCTACCTACTTCAGCCACTGGGTTGGGCCGGGCCGGGACTGTGGGCTCATTGTGACCCTCCAGAcccaggaggagggagaaagtggAGATGCTCTGCAGCTGTCGCTGTTCCAGCGCTATTTCCCTGCCCAGTGCTGGCTGCGGCCGGATGCACTAGGCCCAGGACAGCATGGCCTCCGGGCCTGCCTTGAGCCAggagggctgggccccagggcAGAGTGGTGGGTGGCTTTCCGACCAAATGGAGAGATGACCATCACCCCATGGCTCACTGAAGCTAATGACCCCAGCTCAGACCAAGGTGTGTAGCAACTGCTCTATGCGTTCTTTTCTCATGGCTGGAATACTTACTCAGGGACATATGCAAATTCAAAGACCTAAAGAATATAAAGtgctttttcccctttaaaaatatcattttcatgTACATAATATGCCCAACCAACATattgttcagttttgctgttttgaattttataaagaGTTTTGCAATAATTGTAATCTTTTGCAACTTCCTTCTGCCACTCAACGTTGTTACTAAGATTAGGTCAcatttttttagttcatttgttTTCCCTACTAAATATAATTCCATGGGTGACTATACCCCAATTTAGTCATCAGATTGTCTTAATTACCTCTGTGAACATGCCTGCTTCCATGTCCTGATGCATATGTGTGAGGGTTTTtagggtatatacctagaagtgaaattgctggagcagagatatacatatattcatcttTCCTAGGttatatcaaacttaaaaagtGGTTAAAACAGAACTCCCATTGAGCCATTTGATGACAGTGTTATCAGAGTGCTTTCTTAGAACAGGGCCTGATTCAGAATAAAACCTAATGAATTAATGTTATTggctttcctctgcctggatGGATGCACAGCTAAACTACGTTTCCCAGACGTCCATGGGTCTATCTTGGATCATGTGACTGCTTCTGGGCAATGGAATttgtgaaggagagagagacaacTTCTAGGCTAGATCCCTAAAATGTCCCACAGAATCTTCTATTTCTCTTGGCTTGTTGGCTGGAAGAGTGCAGAGGATCCATCTAATAACCCCAGGTTGGCTTGGGGGATGGTGAAGCTACAGACCATGGAGTCTGGGTTTCTCACTCATTCCAAAGATGGCTCCCCACCTGTCTGAATTGAGATAAGAGAAAGGAACCATTTAATGTGTTAAGCCACCCACATTTAGAAATTGTTATGGCACCTGtactaattcattttattatgattattattcagATTGACAGCTCCAGAATTTCAGACTAAGCTCAGGGCCTTTTACTGCCCAGGGAAAAATGGGGCTTACAGGCTGTTTGTAGAAATCGAtagaaaaacatgtatatatgtatctacaccaaaaaaactatacatttaaaaacactgtAAGTTTGTCCAGAGCAGAAAGCCAAGGTCAGCGACATCCCAAGTCCTGCAGGAGATCTTACCAACCCTGCCTGGTTAGCCTTGAGCCCAGACTAGCACTTGAGGTCGTGCTGGGTCTCCAAGCATCTAAGGGTGGGAATCCTATGAGCAAGCCACATAGCTGGAGGGGGAAGGTTcgggggctgggaggaggctaTTCTCATAAGGGTTGGAGTGGTGGCCATTGGATGACCCTCTCTGGGCTCCCTGGGAGTCTCCTGAGCTGTAATCAGTTGAGATGCCAGAGTCAGACACCACAAGGTACAAATATttcaggtggggtggggtggggggtagttCAGGGGGCAGTGCCCTTGGGCGCAGGAGCTGGGAGCTGGCATCTAGGATGGTATACTCAAAGCT contains the following coding sequences:
- the SWSAP1 gene encoding ATPase SWSAP1 gives rise to the protein MLQMAETLRRVLSRGRAAGPGEENTAEAGPPLLLLGGPGSGKTALLFAAALEAAGEGRGPVLFLTRRPLQSLPHGTGGALDPLRLQKIRFQYPPSTRELLRLLCSAHEIHGPAPSLLLLDGLEEYLVEDPGPQEAAYLAALLLDTATYFSHWVGPGRDCGLIVTLQTQEEGESGDALQLSLFQRYFPAQCWLRPDALGPGQHGLRACLEPGGLGPRAEWWVAFRPNGEMTITPWLTEANDPSSDQGV